TAAttattgaccccccccccaaaaaaaaaaaaaaacctcccagGTACTCAATGAACCTGTAGAGCTGCCCGCAATGGCTCAACCCTTTTTACCATAACAGTGTAAGAATAGACTCACAAGGTCTGCTGCACTCTCAATGGGATTAAAATAACAGTTTGAAAAAGAAAGGCTGACGACAAAGTGGGGTGGCTGCTATTTGCATAGACGTGCTGCTTGGACAACTTTTccaaacaaacccccccccccccctccaaaaaaaaaaaaaaaaaaaaaagttgcaaagtgcatagtttattttattttattattattattattattattattttatatacccGCGCAATGTCCACGGGTGTCGCGGGCGAGACGCGAGCGGAAGTGTGCGCGTGAACGAAAACGGTCCGCCGATATGCTAATGAGGCGCACAGCGACGCGCTCGCGCCCTCCTCCACTTTCCGCCGTTAGGGGGAGACCTCAGAGCGCGAGACGGCCAAAAGCCACGCAGCTCGATCAAAAGTAGTTTTGGAGCTGAGCGGGCAGCACACTTGACTGAGGGGGGGAAACAGGGCGATACCTTCACTCGATAGTCACCTCGGCGTCCCATGAAAATGCTCTGGAAATTAACTgataacattaaatatgaagaTTGCGAGGTAAGGGGCTCCTTTGGATTCATTTCGGCATTTGACAAATTGAGCTGACTCCGCGGCATTCTTGttcttttcttatttaaatGACATTCTTTGGACAAGTGAAAGGGGGTCAtgggcatttgttttttttgggggggggggggggtggtggtgcTCATCCAAAAATACTACTAATTACAACAATACTCCCGCtacactgggggaaaaaaaaaaaaaaaaaaaaaaaaaaagttgtgtacTTTATTTTGGGTTGCGCACGATCTACTAAACCGAAGTCATTTGCCCCTGTTTACCTGAAAGTATCCAATCGTATATTTTAGTGGATCACATTTTATACACGTCAATTCAAAGCTTttcttacaaaaataataattataataataattacaataattatgattattatgaatAGCAGTAGTCGTAGACGTTGCAGCAGCATTTGAATACAATAGTAGTAATAATACTAGTTTATGTTCTACAATAACAGCAGCTTCCCTTTTCTAGGTCTATATCCtaaattcaatttcattttttaaaaatgctgcaGCGCGTCGAATTTGAAATTGGAAATGACATTTTGGGGGAGTATATTTCCGACGGCTTCCGAAATGGAATGCACATTTGAAACAGGCAGCAGGCAAATGCACGTGTTAAAACCAACATTTGTGATTATTTCCGAGGGAAAGAGGAGGAGAAGTTACGTCAGTTTATCGCATTTCTCTCTTGTGCAACTGCAACGACAATATGGAAGTGACAATTCAAATCAATATTGTTGGACTTGTGGCGGGCAGGTGTATGTAACACAtcccgttgttgttgttgttgttgttgatttttttcttttttttttttagagtgtgCCGTTTGAGTGGCGAGAgcacgccgccgccgtcgccggTGGCCGGTGTTGTATGTGTGACTAAGTGGGCTGCATCGACAAAGTTAGGCAGCAATATGAGGGACTCGTTTGGGAGTGGAGAAGCCAGTTGGACGTGTTTGCCGAGCACGCTCGCCTTGACAGGACAGacggtgggggtggggtggggggggggggggggggggggggaatagaagCTTGCAACCACCTTTGCGTTCGCGTTGTGCTTGTGTTTGTAAATGTTCTTCTATGCGGCAAAATATTGCTGGAAACATGCGAGATTTGGCATTTTTaccaaaaccaaaaccaaaacaatgtgCGCTTGGTCGGCAAAGGTGAGTGTGGTCGTGCGGACAAGTTGCGCCCGGTCCCGGAAGACTCGATtggagcttttttttaattctttttttttaattgatgtttattttttaatttttttttgggggggggggggagtcccCGGTGGATTAATTGGAGTTCCATGGAGGATGTGTCAGAGTCTGAGGTGGGAAACAAAAAGTCTGGAGGCACACATGAACCGGCCCCAACTGCCATATCGTCGTCCTCAGAGGTGCACACACTtgctttcttcctttctttctttcttcctttcttcctttctttctttctttctttcgtctcgtccacatcattttttttggaggagggggggggggggggggatggttTTGTTGTTTGGGCCTGGGACCCTTTTAAACCCCCTCCCCTCTCGCTTCCCTGCCCTCTCGTTCTGATTCGTCAGAGGCGAGTGAatgtccctctctctctctctctctctctctctctctctctctctccttccttGCCCCctcttctctctcgctctgcgATTAGATATTCGGATTCCTCCTTTCAATGGACGTCATTTAAGCGCAGACTTTGCGCCCCTGACTTGCGTCCTCCGCTGCACGCACCACTTCCGACTCTTCTTTCGGGCTTCTCCCCCACCCTCCTTTCATTTATGTCTGCGTATTACTGAAGTGCTCCGACAGCGGCGGCGCGCCGTGCCCGGGCTCGGTTAGGAGTCCAAGAAGACGAAGACGCGGCTAATATGCGCTCGAGCGCGGGGACGGCGGCACCGTGATAGCAGGACAAAAGAGAAGatcaactttttctttttctttttcttttcttttttttttttgaggagggGGGAGTGGGTGGGGGTGGCGGGAGGTTTCCCAACCTTAAATCCACCAACACCCTtgaatctttttctttttattagaGCCGAATGAAGGGCAATGGGGATGTAATTTATGATTTCTAATGGATTATCGCCATCTTGCTGGGGCGCAAATCTGAACTGCGGGGCCATCGCGATTTTTTTTGCAAGGGAGAAgagttattgttgttgtttttgttgtgttttttttttcccctggggGGGGAATATTTTGCTTTGATTGGTAAAATCCCTTTCACGTTTTTGAACCTGTTCTCTCTATTTTTGAATTCCATCTCAAGATGTTAGTGCACAGTTTTTCCGCCATGGTAAGTTGCTGGAGCATCGGCGTGTCGCGTTTGACGGATTCGGTGCGCGAAGTAATCGTTTGGTCGTTTTACGACGACTTCGTTGCGAGTAGCGAAGCGCGTGTATGCGCGCGATGCGTCATTTGGAAAAACGCGCGGAATGTATATTTTGCTTTTGAGCTTTTCTGAATAAatccagagaaaaaaaaaagctgcttcaTTTTCGTTTGCAAAACGCGGCAAATTGAGATCACTTCCTCGAAAATAATCCCATCATTTGTGTTACTTTAACACGTTTTCATcctgtgcaaccgatgtacacgTTCGAATTAAATATATtcgaaggactttttttttttggggatgaaatgtttgccttttgtttcaaatgttaaaataataataataataataataataataataataataataataaaagacttGAGTCGTGCACGCGGGCCTCGCGTGAAAGAGGCcaacaaataaagtgctttatatgtatttttgagATGACTctttgcaccccccccccacccccccaccccaccaggACCGCCACGACGGCACCAGCAACGGGACGGCGAGGCTACCTCAGCTGGGCGGCGTGGGCCAGAGTCCCTACACGAGCGCGCCGCCGCTCTCCCACACGCCCAACTCAGACTTCCAGCCCCCGTACTTCCCCCCGCCCTACCAGCCCATCTACCCGCAGTCTCAGGACCCTTACTCGCACGTCAACGACCCTTACTCCCTCAACTCCTTGCACGCCCAGCCGCAACCGCAGCATCCGGGATGGCCCGGCCAGAGGCAAAGTCAGGAGAGCGGCCTGCTGCACCAGCATCGCGGCCTGCCCCACCAGCTGTGTCGGGACTACCGCAGGGAGGTGCTCCTACCGTCCGGCCACGGCATTGACACGGGACTGTCGGACTCTATCCAAATCCATGGAATACCTCACTCTTTAGAAGATGTCCAGGTAAGCCtcatttcttgctttttttttttttttcttttttcgtcttttgtaaataaaaggggggggggggggggaattgctgTCGTAATACTGCACGAGAAGTTCCACCGTCATCATTaaattgtttgttaaaaaacaaaaaaacaaaaaagcaacgcACATTCTTAAACAATCGGTGTGCGCGTGGGTTTAATTCATGCgctttttgttatttatatGACAAAGtctacgcttttttttttttgtttcttctcacgagaaaaaaaaagagttacacCGTTTTTGGTGACACGTGATTCAAATGGGCTAAACTGACGTCCATTTCAACTCTTTTTTCCTCGACAATAACCGAGTCACATATGTGACTTTAACACATTGGAACGACGTCTGAAGTCAATTCGAGTGACATCGACGCAATTAAACCAAATGGAAACACAATGTCGCATTGTTCTGCCTCAAATCGGATTGTTCTGCTTCAAATGTGcgattaggtttttttttcttcccccttttaatagatatatatatatatatgaaacgTGCTGCGATGACTAAAATGCGTGCTAAAACGGTCCCTAACCCCGTTTCTCACGTCTTTTAATCGGAAACAAACACCGCAAATCTTCTAATTAGTTCATAGGCCTTTAATAGGCTGCCGTCGTAATTACTATTCAATCGAGATTTGAAGTTGCCATAtgagcgtgcgcgtgcgcgtgtgtgtgccaCGCTGAGGCGGAATCAGGTCAGGATTGTGGGGCGACACAGCTTCGTTATTTAAGTCTGACATTGTCTTGCACTATAAGacgcctttaaaaaaaaacacacacacacgttcgaAGTGCGCGGCGCGCAATATTAATAAGAGGTATCCTGCAGAGGCTCCGTGTCGGTGTAATTGACGCAAGTGTCTTTGTGcctaaatgtgcttttttttgtttgtttgtgtgtgtgtgcgcgtttctGTCACAGCCTGTTGAGGATCAAGGAATTCACATTCCCGACCAGACTGTAATTAAAAAAGGTAAGCAATTTCCTCCCAGATAGATCATGCATGTTTCTGCAAGTTtacgcacacacgcgcgtgcgtgtgcgccaTTCTGCTCCAGAGAACTCGGCGCCGCAATGCCTGACTGCTCCTAATATGCGCTCGCCTATTTTTCATTACATGCTTTCCAAGTGCATCAAAGTGGGCTGCACcttcccccccccatccccccccccccacccctcctcctcgtcgtctTTCCCGCTGATGGAATTTACTGTCAGCGTTTCACGTcacgcgcgcacgcgcgcacgagTTGAGCGGGGCTGGTGGGCTTGGCGGTGCCCCGGCGCCGCACGAATGGCCGCCGGATTCAGCGGCGTGCCGGCAATCACGCTGCACGGTCCAAATGCTCAAAATGGAAGTCGGGAGCCGCGGCTGGAGCGCATGCATAGAAGGGGCCTGCTGTGTGGAGGATGGGAGCGTGTCGCTTATaatggtggggtggggggggggggggggcatgaaaAGGCAGTTTGCTATAATCGCGAGCGTTTGCAAATCTATTTTAAAGCCAATTGCCTTGGATTATGCTGCCTCTTGCGCGTGTGTGATACAGCGAGGGGGTCTTTTATTGTTAATGTCAGGACAAATTGGAGCTCACCAGCAGCCTTTTCAGATGCTTGTATTGCGTtattattcttcttattattagtattattcgTATCGGCGTTTTGATTCCACACTCCCTATCCGCTATCCGCAACATTGATAATTGGCCTCTTAAATGTGTAATCTCTGGAGTTCGTTTGACTCCCATTGTCTCGATTAGGCTCCCCTGAGCCATTAATGTCACAACTGATCCATCCAAAAGCGCGCACACGCAGGCCCTCTTTGTCTCCGGTTTCTGGTTACTGCGCGCGCGAAGGCCGGCGCAGCAGCCACCACCGCCCTAGTTGGcttatttgctgatttatttggGGGTTGAAATCACACCCTTTACGTCAGTGGTGCACCGAGGGGGGCGGAAGAAAGTCCCTTGAATTGACCGACTGGAACATGTACGTTGCTTGCACGTGATTACAAGGCGTTAAACTAACATATATGATTTGATTATTGTCGAGGAAAAGAGGGCCAAATGGAAAatcgtcgtccccccccccgcccccgcccccgcccccgcccccgcgtGTGTGTTCGGGTGATTgtgggattaaaaaaagaaatatgaggTTTGGGCGgtcatatttattgttttgaaaaatgaccaTTTTTCTTCTGGCGTGTGAAGGCTGCTGAGAGTATCGACATGTGCTGCTCTAACCTCCAATCTCATTTAGTTAAGGCTTTGCATTGCATGAAATTCACTGAGCACGACCCCCACCCCTCtaacctcctcctccctccgtccctccatccctccctccctcggCCCTCATAGGTCCAGTGTCTTTATCCAAGAACAACATCTCCGGCATCCCCATCAACAAGGACGGCCTCTTCGGCGGGGTGGTCAACCCGAACGAGGTGTTCTGCTCGGTTCCGGGTCGCCTGTCCCTCCTCAGCTCCACGTCCAAGTACAAGGTGACGGTGGCCGAGGTGCAGAGACGCCTCTCGCCGCCCGAGTGCCTCAACGCCTCTTTGCTGGGCGGCGTGCTGAGGAGGTGAGAAAGACAAACCAGCGTGGGCCACacatcgctctctctctctctctctctctctctctctcttttctgcaCCAAGAATAATTAAAATCGACCAAGCATGACACCTCGCCGCTGCATTTAAAGCAGGAGGGCTCTGTGTTAAATTCCATATTAACTTCACCCTCTCTCGCCTTCTGTCAAATGAATAGAGGCGCTTTCGAGCCGAGCTCTATAGGCCCACTGAAGGCATTACGCGTGAAAACATTGCTCTCTGGTGAACTGTCGACTGAAGTGCCGCAGCCTGCGATAGAGCTGCCTGTTAACCAGGGCTCCGTGTATTCGTCTGCCGCTAAAGGCACCGGgcttctttaaaaaacaaacacacacaaaaaaatcttattcttttttttttttttttgggggggggttcacAAATTGGCACACTTGAAGACCCAAATTAGAAACGACCCAAGCTTACTGTGGTATCATGTGCATactgcaaaaatgcaaaatcttatcttatgttttgacttttgtctattttcagcaagacaaacccccccccccccaaaaaaataaacaaaattaaaaaaagactcgTTTTAATATACAAGCTCTTATTTTAAGTCAATCGATACTATTCTAAATGACTTTGGCAGATTTGGCAGACTTCTTCTAGGgacaaaatgtcttcttttaattgaaaaaaaaaaatattcaagtaagATCTTGTTATCTCAAGACAAAGCgtcagtgtcagtcaaaactgtCTTATAAAAAGTAACGTCAGGTGTTTTCACTCGAACTGCGATAAACCGACGAGATTCGGCAGTTTTGCGGCGTCGTGCCGTGACACATATCCATCCCATCATTAGCATGTCGCAAAGCAGACATGGATTTATTTGCATGCCCGATGATCAATAACATATTTTGGATTTGAGAAAACCCGATCCAAATCGACCCGGGACCCGTTTTAAGCCCCCGCCGCTTCGCTTGAGGACCCTTATTCCTAACCTGCAGGATGTTTTGCTCGCAGGGATTAAAACAAGTTACCGCAGTTGTTTCGTTTGATTTATTTGGACTATTTGCATATTGCCAATTAAGAAAGAGGTGGggaggtgggggttggggggggggggggggggggggggggggggggggggggggggggggggggggggctgttgaCAGATTAGCCCACTCAGGAAATTCCACCACCAAATTGTGTTCCTGTTCCAGGGCCAAGTCTAAGAATGGAGGGAGATCCTTGAGGGAGAAGCTGGATAAAATCGGTTTGAATCTACCTGCAGGCAGACGCAAGGCGGCCAACGTCACCCTGCTGACGTCACTAGTAGAAGGTGAGTCGAGCTGCAGCAAATCACGTTTTACAACGCGATATCAGgtgctggcttttttttttttttttttttgcactatgtcgccttccccccccccccccccccgcccccccctctGTGTTGGAAATCAGCAAATGCGCTCATGCGTGTAATGTGGAGCGACTTTGCCTTGCAAGTAATAAAGCatgaagggtgtgtgtgtgtgtgtgtgtgtgtgtgtgtgtgtgatcggTGCTGGTAATTCTAGTGGCTTTTCTGTGGCTCTCCACCGACATGTCGACGGCTGCATGGCCTACTTTTACGCGCGGAGGGGGCGACTCGGTGTTGTCGTGTTAATTATTGGGTGCCGCTGAGCCGTCTCGCCACGTGGACGAAAAGTCAATTGATTTATTGCTCCAAACATTAATAACGTCTCGTTTGAATGGCacctccgtgtgtgtgtgtgtgtgtgtgtgtgtgtgtgttgcatatACATGTTGAAATTTCCGCCGCATATGCGCGAAGCCTATTTGGAAAGAGGTTTATTGAAGAAATGGAGTTCGTACAAGGTCGATGGTCCGTTGGTTCCTGTTAATCATTGTTGCACAACACAATGCAATATTCATGATTTCGTTTGTATTGTAAATGCGAATtgtggaggtgtgtgtgtgtgtgtgtgtgtgtgtgtgtgtgtgtggtggtggggggcaaTTAGCGCACGCATGCTTCCGGTTTGCGGCAGAAAAAGCGATTGTTCACCTTCCGCCGTTCGAGCCCCCGCAGGAACGAGGCGGCGATTGTATATCGCGTCTTTTAATTGCGTTTATTTGACGAGGATTCGGGCCGCCATTTTGGATTGCATTCGATCCCGCCAGTGTGTGAACTGCTGTGGGATTTGATGTCACCCTATTTAATAACAGGCGAACCTATTCGagctcatgtttttttgttgttgttgttgttttctccacctcaacacacacacacacacacacactcacacacacatttgcttctcTGTCGTCAGGCGAAGCGGTGCATCTCGCCAGGGATTTTGGTTACGTGTGCGAGACCGAGTTCCCCGCCAAAGCAGTAGCCGAATATGTAAACCGTCAACACTCCGACCCAAACGAACAAGTCCAAAGAAAAAATATGCTACTGGCTACAAAGTAAGTGCACTCTCCGCTTTGATTCGATCTGGAAGAAACAGCTGCACgttttatgcagaacatttgtgtgtgtgtgtgtgtgtgtgtgtgggcaaagccctgcaaaaaaataaagaaataaaataatgtttgcatatataaaacaatacattagaTTTTAATCCATGAACACAGTTGTGGttacaaatgaatacattttttttttcttgaaatgagCAGGTGCGTTTCATCTGATGACCACCTGATATtcgaatttgaaaaaaaaaataaaaaaataaaaaaggaaaaagaagacaACGAAGGTAGCTAAATTAAAACAGACGAATGAAAAACACAGTCGTCGCGGAAAAATACAGCAGGGGAAATGTCGAAATGTTCTTCGTCGGTCACGTGGTCATGCATTTGCaccccgtttttgttttttgtttgcattttattcaAGAAACAAATCAGATGTATTTGTGTCACCAacgggctgttttttttttaagagtaaaaaaaaaacccaatgacaataaaataataataaaaaagcaaaCAGACATTTTCAATGGCGCGTGTGCATGTCCCACGTGATATTAGCTTTGAAGGAACAATATCATTTATGACAATAATAACCAATTACGTGTATCTACGACATACTTACCTGCATTTGCAGACTGATAGGCCATTTtggacacaaaaataaagatttacaaaagtaacaacaatacGAATAACGTAACAGGTGCGTGTCACTTGATGGATAGATCGCGTAATATTCGCTTTGAGGGGAAAATCAAATCCAAACATTTTGCAGAGGATATATGGACATACTAGCAGGGCATTGTTTTTTTAGTCTacgaagagagaaaaaaataa
The genomic region above belongs to Phycodurus eques isolate BA_2022a chromosome 21, UOR_Pequ_1.1, whole genome shotgun sequence and contains:
- the tfap2a gene encoding transcription factor AP-2-alpha isoform X2; the protein is MKMLWKLTDNIKYEDCEDRHDGTSNGTARLPQLGGVGQSPYTSAPPLSHTPNSDFQPPYFPPPYQPIYPQSQDPYSHVNDPYSLNSLHAQPQPQHPGWPGQRQSQESGLLHQHRGLPHQLCRDYRREVLLPSGHGIDTGLSDSIQIHGIPHSLEDVQPVEDQGIHIPDQTVIKKGPVSLSKNNISGIPINKDGLFGGVVNPNEVFCSVPGRLSLLSSTSKYKVTVAEVQRRLSPPECLNASLLGGVLRRAKSKNGGRSLREKLDKIGLNLPAGRRKAANVTLLTSLVEGEAVHLARDFGYVCETEFPAKAVAEYVNRQHSDPNEQVQRKNMLLATKQVCKEFTDLLSQDRSPLGNSRPQPILEPGIQSCLTHFSLISHGFGTPALCAAVTALQNYLTEAIKAMDKMYLNNNPNSHSDNGTKGDKDEKHRK
- the tfap2a gene encoding transcription factor AP-2-alpha isoform X1; its protein translation is MEDVSESEVGNKKSGGTHEPAPTAISSSSEDRHDGTSNGTARLPQLGGVGQSPYTSAPPLSHTPNSDFQPPYFPPPYQPIYPQSQDPYSHVNDPYSLNSLHAQPQPQHPGWPGQRQSQESGLLHQHRGLPHQLCRDYRREVLLPSGHGIDTGLSDSIQIHGIPHSLEDVQPVEDQGIHIPDQTVIKKGPVSLSKNNISGIPINKDGLFGGVVNPNEVFCSVPGRLSLLSSTSKYKVTVAEVQRRLSPPECLNASLLGGVLRRAKSKNGGRSLREKLDKIGLNLPAGRRKAANVTLLTSLVEGEAVHLARDFGYVCETEFPAKAVAEYVNRQHSDPNEQVQRKNMLLATKQVCKEFTDLLSQDRSPLGNSRPQPILEPGIQSCLTHFSLISHGFGTPALCAAVTALQNYLTEAIKAMDKMYLNNNPNSHSDNGTKGDKDEKHRK
- the tfap2a gene encoding transcription factor AP-2-alpha isoform X4, with the protein product MLVHSFSAMDRHDGTSNGTARLPQLGGVGQSPYTSAPPLSHTPNSDFQPPYFPPPYQPIYPQSQDPYSHVNDPYSLNSLHAQPQPQHPGWPGQRQSQESGLLHQHRGLPHQLCRDYRREVLLPSGHGIDTGLSDSIQIHGIPHSLEDVQPVEDQGIHIPDQTVIKKGPVSLSKNNISGIPINKDGLFGGVVNPNEVFCSVPGRLSLLSSTSKYKVTVAEVQRRLSPPECLNASLLGGVLRRAKSKNGGRSLREKLDKIGLNLPAGRRKAANVTLLTSLVEGEAVHLARDFGYVCETEFPAKAVAEYVNRQHSDPNEQVQRKNMLLATKQVCKEFTDLLSQDRSPLGNSRPQPILEPGIQSCLTHFSLISHGFGTPALCAAVTALQNYLTEAIKAMDKMYLNNNPNSHSDNGTKGDKDEKHRK
- the tfap2a gene encoding transcription factor AP-2-alpha isoform X3, whose protein sequence is MSIMGKMGEWQDRHDGTSNGTARLPQLGGVGQSPYTSAPPLSHTPNSDFQPPYFPPPYQPIYPQSQDPYSHVNDPYSLNSLHAQPQPQHPGWPGQRQSQESGLLHQHRGLPHQLCRDYRREVLLPSGHGIDTGLSDSIQIHGIPHSLEDVQPVEDQGIHIPDQTVIKKGPVSLSKNNISGIPINKDGLFGGVVNPNEVFCSVPGRLSLLSSTSKYKVTVAEVQRRLSPPECLNASLLGGVLRRAKSKNGGRSLREKLDKIGLNLPAGRRKAANVTLLTSLVEGEAVHLARDFGYVCETEFPAKAVAEYVNRQHSDPNEQVQRKNMLLATKQVCKEFTDLLSQDRSPLGNSRPQPILEPGIQSCLTHFSLISHGFGTPALCAAVTALQNYLTEAIKAMDKMYLNNNPNSHSDNGTKGDKDEKHRK